The Calypte anna isolate BGI_N300 chromosome 1, bCalAnn1_v1.p, whole genome shotgun sequence region TCTCTCCAgcaaaaattaatgttttcttgcttttgggAAATTTTCCCAAAACTATGTCAGTCCTGAgtttttgtaagaaaataagGTAACGAGTAGCATTCAAAGGTACAGGAAAATGCCAGCAACTTTTTCTTGACCTATTAGATTTATGGGGGTTTTGAAAGTTACTTTTTGGATCTTTTTTTCTACCCTGAGCTGTCTTTTCTTAGGCAgcctggttttatttccattcttctttctcttcttcttcactttcttcttttctattcactttgctttctcctcttcagtCTTCTTGCTCTTCCaacctctcttctcttcttgctGTCAttgtctttgattttctttctctcgATACCTGTACAAGAGAATCTTTTTGCCTTCAAAGTATTTGTGCTGCTAGAGTTCCAGAAAGTGAGTGAAACAGCTAATGGGTGGCCTTGGCTTCAAGTTGGTGCAAGTATTTGTCTTGCATTGTGTACTGAACTGAGCAACTCCTTAAGAAATGCACTTAATCTTTTATGATGCTGTTACATGCAGCAAGGCTTTCCAGGGAACATTGGGACCTTTAGAGCATTTTACTTAGAACCTGAATAACCACGAATGCATTTCTCATTAGCTGAAACATCCCTGTGCTTGGCAAGCCTATATTTTGAGAAGGGTTTTGAAGTGGGACTtggaaagcagtaaaaaaattgtGTTAGGACTGTAAGCAAATTTAGTTCTGACACGGCTGACCTCAGTAGGACTCTGATGCAAAACTGGAAGGCTACCAGGGTGAATCAGCCCCATCATTTCATCGTGTACATCCCAATAATTGCCCCCGTGGACGTTTTGTAATATTCACACAACTTAATAACAGTGTATGCAATTACCTCTCCCTCTGCAAACACTTTCCTTCCACCCTTTCAttggtgatatttttttctggggaaTTATGAGGACACTGTTGAACTCTATTTACCTTACACTCCTGAGATATCTGAAGGGAAACAGTAACCTGTTTTTTCCATTACACTCCTCTGCTGTAGTGTCTTTGCTGGGGCTATTAACTACACCTAGGCTGGGATCATTGGGATGTCATGCTCTTACAGGCCTCTCACACAGGGTGTCAGGGTAGGGAAGGAAATACCCTGTTTTCCTAAGTCATGGCCTTTGGCATGAGTCTGTTTCAACACTGTTGTCTTAGCAAGCTGTTTTCTCTAAAAATCTGTCATCAGCTGTGTGTAAATAGTACTTTGAGCAAAATCAAGAGTCATGAATTCCTTGGCAGATGCTTTTATCTGCTGTCATATTTTGATACTTTTAGCTCATCTGTTTTGATAGTCATTGATTAATCTATGTAAACGTTCAACttgcagaaaggaaaacctcattttctgttaagattatttttcttccagtctgAGGGgaaaagcaataaagaaaatacagaatattttctgtaaaaccTACTCTGAATTAATGATccatcaaaaccagaaaggtcTTTGACCTCTTCTTTGAATGTGGAAACTCTGGGAACCCATTGTCAAACCCACATCAAAACTGGAATTGCACAATGGGCCACAATACAAGCTGTGAACTACAGCATGATCTTGGGTAAACTTGATGTGTCttgatttcagtgaaaagaCTGCAGTTAGCAGAGTGGAAAAGCTGAAGCAGGAAGTTGTGCACAGTATTCTAGAATTTTCATTTAGCTCTCCATGCTTCTTGCATTACTAAATAAAGTTTCAGTGACCTATGCTGAGTGCCTGTGGGTGCTGAGAACAACTATACTGATCATGTGCCACACCATACAAAAGTCAGAAATTAGCAATACTTTTGGTAATGCAAAGGGAGAAGTGCAGAAAGCCTTGTGAAAGCTGTGGGAAAAATGTTGTGGCATTTCCAAaccagcatccctgctgccaggagggaaAACAGACCTGAGCTCCACCTCTGTGATAAGTATGCAAAATGCCTCCAAAAAAGCTGTTTACAGAAGTTCCTCCAGTCCCAGCAAGCTGAGGAACctctgtatttgttttccttcatgggagctggaggagggcCCAGCAGTTAAAGATCAAGATCCATTAGGCTAATGCAGGTTAACTGAATCAAAAAAATCTAATATTATGTACTAACCTTTTATCATCCCTGACCTGGGAAAAACCCGAGGTAGGTGGGGTGGTAGGGAAATACCTGGACACTGAAATAAATCTATAGTCATTCCCATTTCTACTACTTTGCATCTCCTGtaatttcttttgatgcagtgaGGAAATCTTAAGACTGTTATGGCTGCTATGCCACCTTCTCTATAGGATTCCACTGGATGCATTACCTTAACAACATAATTCTCTGTTTTGGACTAATGACACTGTcttgcctttttgtttgttttccatgtttcaTTACTGACTGCATGGCAGTTGTAGGAATCTTTCAATATCCTGAAAGATGGTTGAAGCTATACTGATAGATCTGTTCAGCCTGCCAGCCAGCTTGCAGAGCAACATCCAAGGAGAACTGTATAAGAAGCTTGAAACTGTTGAGAAATGCtcttccatccctgctccattTGTTTATGTCATGTGTTGCCAGCAGCAAGGGTGTGAAAGGAATGATGAACAGGAGTTCTTGCTTCCAGCCCTGAGAGATTTTCAGAGTCTGAAGAAAAGACTGGAGGTGGTACATGCTCTGactacagctgctgctttgtacACCATCAAACAAAGTCTGGATGAAAAAGACCTGAGCACCATTAAAGTTATTCTCCCCGCtttaagaaaagatttaatGAAAGTATACATAGACCATCTCTTTACACCAGTCTACAAGTTTGAATTTGAGGATTTACAGGTAGCAGCTGATTGTAAAAACCTACAGATAGCTGAACCTCAGAGTGAAGAGCAAACACTTTCCACACAGGCCATGGCACTCATCCAGAGTGAGATTCAGATGTACTTGGAAAGCCTTCCGAGCCTGAAAGGGGAGCTTACAATCCTCAGATCTCCCTTGATCCCAGGTAAAGAGAATCCCAGCTAATAGATTTCACAGTGACTGTTCCCAAGCATATTTCTTcaagggaaatgcaaagtggGAATGTCTTCAGGCAGCAAATAATTCCTTATGGTGCTGTAATAGTCCATCATGTTTATATAGGGAGAAGTGTCAGCAGGAAGATAGtaaaaaaccaggaaaagtaTTCCAGGCCTGTGGCATGATCAGAGGAAAGAGAGGCACAGGTTTAGTGAGAGTGCTAGAACAGACAGTGAGTTagttctcctcccctctctgtGGGAATTACACACTTTGAGAGTTACCATCCTCTTCTGGAAAGGCAGGACAGGAGTATCTCCTGGTCTGCACCTTCACTCATGCCTGGTTCATCAGTGATATCTCACTATTCCTTCCATGGCATGACTGAGTTTACTGTAGCATGTCTTTCAAATTTAGTGATTATGGGGTCTCATGGGTCAGGGGATTCAGGAGAAAGCTGAAAAGTTTACTGCTGCAAAAATTTGGAACTATCTTTCCTTATTTCAGacatattttctgaaatgatCCAAAAGCTGAAAGGGGCATGAGTTATATAAAGCTATCTTTGTCTTCTATCTCTGTGCTTCAAGGCTTTGACTATGACTTTGAAAGGATCACACTACATAAAAGAGAATTTGAATCTCAACTGTGATTATGTCACTTAGCTTTATGTCAGTTGTTTAGACAGCAAAAATACCTTTTGTGGAACTATCTTTCTGTGTTCAACTTTGCCAGGAAAACCCCCTCCCCTGCTCACCCCCAAAGCCTGTGGTTGCACTTGGTGCATGAGGCCATGATAAATGGTCCACATGATAAACAAGAGGATTTTTCAATAATACTAAAAATAGTCAGTGCTTCCAGGGTACTTCAGAAAAATGTCTGAGATTATCTGAAGTCTTGAGCACTAGTACTTCACTTGCCAAAAAAGCCTGAGAGATGTCACCTTagacatttttataaaagtCTAGTTTATTTTCCTCAATGAGTTACATCTTCTCTAGGGTTTGCATTACAAATCTGCAAAAGCTCAGGTTAAATCTGCCAGGACTCCTCCTTGCTTGAACTTCTTTACCTTGGCCGCAGAGGGTTATGATTAGAAACAAGAAGGAAACTTAGAATCCTTAAATTTAAATGCCACAGATAAATATGAAGTAAAGAAATATTCAATCTGATTGGCTGATTCCAGGTCTCTCCAGTATAGAAACCTGTAATATCTGGACCGGTCCTGTGTTGAAAGcaattttttgttgtctttttttgtcttgctaGATGACATCTTCCTACATGGCTTTACCACAAGGACAGGTGGAATCTCCTACATACCAACTCTGAGCTCCTGCAATCTCTTCAGCAGTTCCAAGAGGAGGGACCCACAAATTGTTGTTAAAGAAAACCTCCGCCGGCTCGCTAAGGCCGCAGGTTTTAACCCAGAGACTTTTCACAGAGTCAAGGTATCTTACCAAACAATGGCTTTATGTAAATGAATCAGACCTCTCTTCAGGTATCCCTGGCTAAAACTGTAGAAATTACCATCTTTCTCAGCAAAAAAATTTGAGAAGCAGGACAGTTAAAACATTTGTGCTGGCAGTTTGTCTGTGAGAACAGCCATCTGAACTATCAGCACTTTGGCACTGTATGGAGGAGAAGCACTGCTTCTTCCAAGAATATTCTAGCTTATTCTAACTTACACAGACTAGAATAATCAGATAAATGATCAGAGCAGttcctctgaaaagaaaaataaaccaccaCTTCTCTGGTGGCTTTCTACTCATACATCTGCATGGCATTTGAACAAAGCAGTGCCTGATACCTGTGCCTGAGTATTTGGTGCAGAAGTCTGTTTCGTGTCaaagaaaaagacttttatCAGTCAGAACAGGGTTTTTTGCTGCCATATTACTGTCCATGTTCTGATTTTGTCTTCACAGACCGACCATGCTAACgctgtgtgtgttttggggaaGACAGAGCCTGAAAGCTATGATGGAATAGTTACAAATCAGAAAGGTGTTACAATAGCAGCTCCAGGGGCTGATTGCATACCTGTGCTCTTTGCTGATCCTGTCAGAAAAGCCTGTGGTGCTGCTCATTCTGGTAGGAATTTTAAATCAAGGAGATCAAAATAACTTGGAGACCACTGGGAAGGAAGTTTTGGACTAAGGATTATAAATTATCAAACGAAGGATTACTGAGTGGGAATGAATAAATGAAAGGTCACATAACAATACAGCCCCTGACCTGTTAAATTTATGTCCTGTCAAAACAAGACTAGTATTGAGAATAATTTGTTTCCcaagatatatttttcttattttatttcatagccataataattattattcatGTATgtctacatttctttttctgatctGGTAGCCAAAACCCAATACTTCTTTTGTGCCCTGCCTAAATTCATATGTAAAAACTGGCTATAAACCAATGCCTCTTCTAATCGTTTTGGATCAGAAGAAATACTTGTTTGACCCAAACCAAATGAGAATAAAACTGAAGCAGGGACAGTTAACAAAACCTGAGATTATGTCTGAATTTAGCAGttcctttctctgtttcctcttcATTTGACTGGGTCCCTGACACACCACACTGTTCCCCAACCCACAACACTGCCTTCTCCAAGTATACCTCTCAACTCTAACCTTAACTCCTTCCTTCCATCTCCCAAGTTTTGGGCCTCATTCCTACCttaagtctcttttttttttttcctaaaataaccCTAAAACAATTTTCACCATATTATAGAAACGAACTTCTGACTGTGACGTATTTATGTTCTgtgggtctgttcagccttgagaagagaaggcttaagGGATAACTTACTACTTAGAAGTCAGCTACAAAGAAGGTGGggactccctatttacaaggaatCCCATGGgcaagacaaggggcaatgggcacaagttgctcctggggagattgAAAttaaacacaagaggaaaatttctactctgaggacagtcagacactagaatggtctcccagggaaagtggtggattcccccactttgaAATGTTTCAAGCATGGAAGAGCTGAAAAGTACCTTCTAGTTACCCAAACCAGGGCACTGGTAAATAAGGAATTCTGGAACCCTAAGCTGAACTCTTCTCTCTACCTTCCATCTCCACAAAATGATGATATCAGCAAACAGTGGTTAATGTGTTAGgttggtttaaaaaaacccaacaaaccacaaacccaCAATTATGTATTAGTGGCTacaatgctttatttttagacATAAATATATCTCTTCATTTCTACCTTTAATATCATATTTTAGCTACTGTAACATTATTTTAGCTCCTATAACATTAAAGAGATAGTTTgtacaaatgctttttttttttttttcccaacttcTTATTTTTCATAGGATGGAAAGGCACATTGTTAGGAGTTTCTATGGCCACGGTGAATGCTATGGTATCTGAATATGGCTGTAATGTGAAAGATATCCTTGTGGTGCTGGGCCCATCTGTAGGACCTTGCTGCTATAAACTTCCTCAGGAATCAGCAGAAGAATTTCACAGAATTGATCCAAAGTGTGTGAGACTGTTTGACTCTGCAAGTCCTTACATTGATATTAGAAGAGCAACACGGTAAGCCTTCTGAgtgaacaaaaaattaattacacaTTAGTTACCAGTAATTATTTTGATAATTATAACATGCACTGTTATGGTGAGAGTCCTCACTATATTCAAATACCCTCTAGTACTTTTCAGATCAACAAATGATACCTTTGAATCAATGGTATCTCCTCAGTTTTGCTGGCTTTCAACTATTCTTTTACTACTGTACTTAGTGTATGGCTTATAGAAAAATGTTCAAATTAAATATGGTTTTCCTGGCTGCAGAAAAGCAGTTGTTTTAGTCTAATacttgaggaaagaaaaaaaaaaagacaagcaaatGAAAGTCCCAATCATAATACTGGCACAGTTTATTCACTTGGTACTTGGGGTGCTGTCTGAATTACAGTGTCTCCAAGGAGTGTGAGGatgtacaaaaaaatattattttctgtttctctttcattctaTATTTAAGGATTCTTCTTGAGAGTGGTGGGATTCTTCCTGAGAACATTCAAGATGATTCTGTCACAGACCAGAAGCAAAATATCACTTTCTGTACTGCATGCCACCCTGATAAATTTTACTCTCACTTCCGTGATGGCACCAACTTTGGAACACAGATTGGCTTCATATCAATCAAAGACTGAGACAGCATCTCTTATCCTTGAGTAGCATTTAGACACTAAGTCTGGTATCCTGCTCTCCTGATAGAAgtccttcctcctttctttcacaGACTTGCAATATGCAGTTCACAGGTCTTGTgattcttctgcttctttccttctctgccatTCTGAGGCAAGAAGAAATGTCTATGGTAGGGGGCCAGTAACTCCTGTGTGGGATGGTGCAAAAGTAACAAGGACAACCCACATGTGGGACAAAGCCCATCTGCAAGCCCAGATGCAAGCTGCAATTTTTTGGACCTTTTTGAGCAAATATTTCCCAGAAACCTCACTGCCTTAAGTTGGTGGAAGCAGAAAACCACAGTTTTTATTGTCTTCTGGGTGAGACTTCTGAGTGGAGTGAAGTTTCACATTACTGGTACAGAAGCCTGTATTGAACATTAGCTGTTTGAAAACACCCAACTTTGGCAGTTTCAGCTGAAGATTAACCTTATGAAATTATGTGCCTggagttgtttttcttctttggattAATTTAAAGAAGAGCTGCAAACCCCAGATCTTTtattatggaaaataatttgaaagtgAGAAGCAAGCAAGTTCTTTTGGGGGAAGCACTGAAAACATATGAACCCCCAGCATTCTCTATTTTTTGATTGTAGAAAAAGTAGGACTGACTTAACTATTATATGACATGTGTGTTCATGTttccttgggattttttttctttaacctcTTGGTGCTCTGCTAATGTCCATGGAGACAGTCTCAATAGTGCCAGGTTATTCAATAAATACCTAAAAAGGGGAGTAAATTTAGCCTCAGTTACTTTACTGACCAATAGTTGACTTGTCTGTCTCAATAAGCAAATTTTAAGTGTGCACTCCTTTCTTTTGGCCTGAAATAATTTGCCTCTAGACGTTAAAATAGACATGATAGCTCCTGACACATAGAGAGGGAGAGATTCCTAAGAGTAAAGCTCTGCTGACTGTAACTTGCAGAGCTGCCAAGCACAAAGCTTGGGACAAGTGTCTGCATGACGTCTGTTTTATTTGGAATTCAACGATCTTTACCGATTTCAAAGGTTTTATGTCCACTAGAGGTCAGTACTCGCTCACGCTGCACCtcagtccctggctctgcttaTTTACGGATTTTCAAACCACGCGTTTTGCGAATCACTGCTCAGCATAGGCTGCTGCTTTTGCCTGTATAATCATCCGCCAAGTTATTCTAGTACCTGTGCTTGAAtagtaatatatttttcatgttacTGGGCTGTGATTCAGAGCTGACCTAGTCAGAACTTTACTTGTGCTCTGGGagaatagatttaaaaaaacccacattacCTGTGAAGGTTAATATTCTCTGAGAAGAGCCTGGTTCTGCGTATGTTATCCTCTGATTGTTACCatagaccaaaaaaaaacacttcttccAACTCTCCTTCTTCAGAAATATTATTCCTCTTCAGGGCTAGCAATGCAGCCCTTGACAATAAAAATTCTTGCATTTTCAGTAACCTTTTAAGATCattctgggtttggtttgtaATTTCCCTGTAGTGTTGTTCACAGCTGGGTTCAAACTGGAGATTCATGTTCCAACTCACTCACAGTCCTCGACTTCACACTGCCAAGCGTGTTACTGCACACCAGCTGGTGGTGTGTATGGTATGGATGTGAATTATTGACTTACTCTAGATACAGGATAATATAATTATACAGACACTGACAGGCTGAtctaggtaaaaaaaaaaaaaataaaaaatccaacaaCAACCCTCACGTTGCAGTCTGTACCTTTGCCCTGATAGCCAAGTGTGAACTGCTTTATGGGCACTGATGGATGTAGCAGGGATATGAGAAACGTGGCTgtctttccttctgctgtttGCAGTGAGGGGGCAGTAGTACGGAGCAGTCCCCAGTCTCAACCAGAGCTGACCTGGCAGTGCCCTTTGCTTAACCCTCTTCCCTTGCGGATTAAGCTCATGCCGTCAGAAGCAGCTGAGTTTCCCTGTTTGGCAAAGTAGTGCTTGACAGCTGAGCCATCATAGGTgcccctgtgcctgctgctaGCCCATAGCATCTCAAAGTTTGTTTTCAACTAATGCATTTgactctgcagtgctgcttagCACGGTTTAAATGCTTGACATTATATTATTTCACAGTAACATGATAATGATGGTAAGCCCTGGCTTGTTCATACTTGCTCAAGAGACTTTCTGTTTAGGAAATACCATTTTAGTAGGACTGTGCAAGCTGGAGAGCATGAACAGAAACACCTAAGACTTCACCTTTTAGAAGACAAATTGCTACCACAGTTGTTGTTCATTATTTAACACTGAATTGCTGACACTGTAAACCTATCAAGCAGCCTTTTATACAGGGGTTACTGAGTTGGAGAAGTCCACaatgaataagaaaataatattaatgttCAGTCCCTCAACAGGCCGGACATCAAATCATACAGAGTTTCTTTCAAAAGTCCTTCCTACAAAGGCACTTTAATTCTGATATTAAAAAACAGGTTAGAAGAAGGACATTGACAAAAAGGAGACAAGGCTGCTCCACATCTCtggttaattttctttcctgttgctCACTAAAGGAGCCAAGCAGACCTCTAGGAAGGCTCTCCAAATACTTCAGAAATTGCCCAGCTGTACCTATAAGAGATCAGAGCCCATTTATTAACCTTGCCCATGAATATATAAGCTACATTTGCCCTATT contains the following coding sequences:
- the LACC1 gene encoding laccase domain-containing protein 1, giving the protein MVEAILIDLFSLPASLQSNIQGELYKKLETVEKCSSIPAPFVYVMCCQQQGCERNDEQEFLLPALRDFQSLKKRLEVVHALTTAAALYTIKQSLDEKDLSTIKVILPALRKDLMKVYIDHLFTPVYKFEFEDLQVAADCKNLQIAEPQSEEQTLSTQAMALIQSEIQMYLESLPSLKGELTILRSPLIPDDIFLHGFTTRTGGISYIPTLSSCNLFSSSKRRDPQIVVKENLRRLAKAAGFNPETFHRVKTDHANAVCVLGKTEPESYDGIVTNQKGVTIAAPGADCIPVLFADPVRKACGAAHSGWKGTLLGVSMATVNAMVSEYGCNVKDILVVLGPSVGPCCYKLPQESAEEFHRIDPKCVRLFDSASPYIDIRRATRILLESGGILPENIQDDSVTDQKQNITFCTACHPDKFYSHFRDGTNFGTQIGFISIKD